In a genomic window of Trueperaceae bacterium:
- a CDS encoding HigA family addiction module antitoxin translates to MPDYGLTVASLALAVGVSRQTINDLLRERRAVSPEMALRLARLFGTSPEFWVDAQREVDLWDASRALATTLERIEPLPTPTAPAR, encoded by the coding sequence ATGCCTGACTACGGCCTCACGGTGGCGTCGCTCGCACTTGCCGTTGGCGTTTCGCGTCAGACGATCAACGACTTGTTGCGGGAGCGGCGGGCGGTTTCGCCCGAGATGGCGCTGCGCCTCGCGCGCCTGTTCGGGACCAGCCCGGAGTTCTGGGTAGACGCGCAACGGGAAGTCGACCTATGGGACGCCAGTCGTGCCCTGGCGACTACCCTGGAGCGGATCGAACCGCTTCCGACACCGACCGCACCGGCTCGTTGA
- a CDS encoding YbjN domain-containing protein — translation MSTGFLQAVFAVAQYRTTIDEDGDVVVHSEGLDVWVMLDQPSNRLRFFAAFALREDAAHADVLQAVNDFNEAYAVARAYTVRRSSGARGVFFDSDINYGGGLIPINMLTRFRIFENVLKSEHPLRGLVA, via the coding sequence GTGTCGACCGGGTTCCTACAGGCCGTCTTCGCCGTCGCGCAGTACCGCACGACCATCGACGAGGACGGCGACGTCGTCGTGCACAGCGAGGGCCTCGACGTATGGGTCATGCTCGACCAACCTTCCAACCGGCTGAGGTTCTTCGCGGCCTTCGCCCTGAGAGAAGACGCCGCCCACGCGGACGTCCTACAAGCCGTCAACGACTTCAACGAGGCTTACGCCGTCGCGCGAGCGTACACGGTGAGGAGAAGCTCGGGCGCGCGAGGCGTCTTCTTCGACTCCGACATCAACTACGGCGGAGGCCTCATACCCATCAACATGCTCACGCGGTTCCGGATCTTCGAGAACGTCCTCAAGAGCGAGCACCCGCTTCGAGGCTTGGTGGCGTGA
- a CDS encoding DEAD/DEAH box helicase: protein MDIFAFRDKLTTDYTEYARSFINVSTPDVRARVEGELRANALWPEPLVQLNPAFAPGAGIPDLVEAGTLHSVCAQVFRHGKTDKNPGVPLDLYKHQVEAIAIAKTGSNYVVTTGTGSGKSLTYMIPIVDHVLRVGTGNGIKAIVVYPMNALANSQAGELEKFLDHGFGGRPPVSYARFTGQDDEATRTRIKTDPPDILLTNYVMLKLILTRGNDKTLVNSAASLRFIVFDELHTYRGRQGADVAMLIRRARDRMGGSDLQCIGTSATMGSRGTVSEQRHEVARVASTIFGAPVAPGNVVGETLRRVTTPVDLTDPALPTRLKASLSNIESLTKKPFAEFVQDPLCGWVESTLGVRMDPESNTLVRQSPQRLTGPIGVAAELERLTGLHTGSCEVPLKRLLTAGYEVVEDPAASRPLRAFAFRLHQFYNRGETVYSSLELPTVRHLTLKAQRLVPDEPGKVLMPLAFCRECGHEYYTVWRSEGDGAPKYTPRSLGERQAEDKGTPGYLYFSMRRPWPEAGSMEELESLPNDWLEVRHGELRVKYDRRKKVPTAVTVQPDGTETPAGTPFHFVPANLSFCLHCGVHYPAGASEYTTLGVLGTGGRSTATTVLSLSAVRQLQGTEDLPKEARKILSFTDNRQDASLQAGHLNDFVEVGLLRGALYKAVHDAGAAGLGFSEVAPSVFAALDLDLHDYAANVGEFVGTAVKNQAANMLREVLAYRLFRDLERGWRLTSPNLEQVGLLDLRYPDLDDASKQDGLWQGTHEALVTATPAQRHGAMRVLLDHLRRNLAIESEWLDPERQEQMKTRSRDYLKGRWGLDESESLVYHTTAYPRPSTKNERGKNIYLSGRSQYAAYLRRANTFPKMNSLTVEDSEAIIANLLERLASYGTLAIVQAPTRPSDVAGYRLRPSAMRWHAGDGQSPLYDPLRKVHDEDAGRVNPFFRRFYQETAMHLGGLEAREHTAQVPSAWREEREQQFRTAKLPILYCSPTMELGVDIAELNVVNLRNVPPTPANYAQRSGRAGRSGQPALVFTYCTTGSGHDQYYFARPERMVAGIVEPPRLDLANEDLVRAHVHSVWLSETGVELGRSLKEILDIKNESLPLSEQIRAELDNPHARRRATQRVENLLKDDLPALKSAAWYHAAWLNDTLMNAIESFDRACDRWRDLYRTAQAQFNAANETVADATKDTGAKAQAKRLRAEAENQMGLLTDNGTSMQGDFYSYRYFASEGFLPGYSFPRLPLAAYIPGRRLGMGNDEFVQRPRFLAISEFGPRALIYHEGSKYRVTRVSLSPDKEDESIASRRAIICSTCGYLKRPGFRRGSSLTRPASAGPGSDCKQPRTSRG from the coding sequence ATGGACATCTTCGCCTTCCGCGACAAACTGACGACCGATTACACCGAGTATGCTCGCAGCTTCATCAACGTCTCGACACCGGACGTACGTGCTCGGGTCGAAGGCGAGCTGAGGGCTAATGCTCTCTGGCCGGAACCTCTAGTGCAACTCAACCCTGCCTTCGCGCCGGGAGCCGGCATCCCCGACCTAGTTGAGGCAGGCACACTGCATTCGGTATGCGCCCAGGTGTTCAGGCACGGCAAGACCGACAAGAACCCGGGAGTGCCGCTCGACCTGTACAAGCACCAGGTCGAAGCCATTGCTATCGCCAAGACGGGCTCCAACTATGTTGTCACCACCGGCACCGGCTCGGGCAAGAGCCTCACATACATGATCCCGATCGTCGACCACGTTCTCCGGGTCGGAACTGGTAACGGGATAAAGGCGATCGTCGTTTACCCGATGAACGCCCTCGCCAACAGCCAGGCGGGTGAACTGGAGAAATTCCTAGACCACGGCTTCGGCGGGCGGCCGCCAGTCAGTTACGCGCGCTTCACAGGGCAAGATGACGAGGCCACACGCACTCGCATCAAGACGGATCCTCCTGACATTCTTTTGACCAACTACGTGATGCTTAAACTAATACTCACACGTGGCAATGATAAAACTCTGGTGAATTCTGCAGCTAGTCTGCGTTTCATCGTGTTCGATGAGTTGCATACGTACCGCGGCCGGCAAGGGGCCGACGTGGCCATGCTGATCCGCCGCGCCCGCGACCGCATGGGGGGTTCTGACCTCCAGTGCATCGGCACCTCGGCAACGATGGGAAGCCGCGGCACCGTCAGTGAGCAGCGTCACGAGGTGGCTCGCGTAGCGAGCACCATCTTCGGCGCGCCGGTCGCACCCGGCAACGTAGTAGGCGAAACCCTCCGACGCGTGACCACTCCGGTGGATCTGACCGACCCGGCACTACCAACACGCCTAAAAGCTAGCCTTAGCAACATTGAGTCGCTGACTAAGAAGCCGTTCGCTGAGTTCGTGCAGGATCCTCTGTGCGGTTGGGTGGAATCTACGCTCGGGGTGCGCATGGATCCCGAGAGCAACACTCTGGTGCGTCAGTCACCGCAACGACTCACTGGACCGATCGGAGTGGCGGCGGAGCTGGAGCGCCTCACCGGCCTCCACACAGGCAGCTGCGAGGTCCCACTGAAACGCCTCCTCACCGCCGGTTACGAGGTCGTCGAGGACCCGGCAGCCAGCCGCCCGTTGCGGGCGTTCGCCTTCAGGCTGCATCAGTTCTACAACCGCGGCGAGACGGTCTATTCGTCCCTCGAGTTACCTACCGTCCGTCATCTGACATTGAAGGCGCAGCGCCTGGTACCGGACGAACCAGGCAAGGTGCTGATGCCCCTGGCGTTCTGCCGCGAATGCGGGCATGAGTATTACACCGTCTGGCGTTCCGAGGGCGATGGAGCACCCAAGTACACGCCGCGCAGCCTCGGCGAACGCCAGGCCGAGGACAAGGGTACCCCTGGTTACCTTTACTTCAGCATGCGGCGCCCCTGGCCCGAAGCCGGATCAATGGAGGAACTGGAGAGTCTGCCTAACGATTGGCTCGAGGTCAGGCACGGCGAGCTGAGGGTCAAGTACGACCGCCGCAAGAAGGTCCCCACCGCCGTCACGGTACAGCCGGACGGCACCGAGACCCCCGCCGGTACACCCTTCCACTTCGTGCCCGCCAACCTCAGCTTCTGCCTGCACTGCGGCGTGCACTACCCAGCCGGCGCGAGCGAGTACACCACCCTCGGCGTTTTGGGCACGGGCGGACGATCCACAGCTACAACGGTGCTCTCGCTCTCGGCGGTAAGGCAGCTCCAGGGCACGGAAGATCTACCGAAGGAAGCGCGGAAGATCCTCAGCTTCACGGACAACCGCCAGGACGCCAGCCTCCAGGCTGGTCACTTGAACGACTTCGTAGAAGTCGGACTCCTGCGCGGAGCCCTCTACAAGGCCGTCCACGACGCCGGAGCCGCCGGCCTCGGGTTCTCCGAAGTGGCCCCTAGCGTGTTCGCCGCGTTGGACCTCGACCTCCACGATTACGCCGCCAACGTAGGAGAGTTCGTCGGCACCGCGGTCAAGAACCAAGCTGCGAACATGCTTCGCGAGGTGCTCGCCTATCGCCTATTTCGCGACCTCGAGCGCGGGTGGCGCCTCACCTCCCCAAACCTCGAGCAGGTTGGCCTGCTGGACCTTCGCTATCCCGACCTGGACGACGCGTCCAAGCAAGACGGGCTGTGGCAGGGGACCCACGAAGCACTTGTCACCGCCACGCCGGCGCAACGTCACGGGGCCATGCGCGTGCTCCTAGACCACCTGCGACGGAACCTCGCGATCGAGAGCGAGTGGCTCGACCCCGAGCGGCAGGAGCAGATGAAGACGCGCAGCCGCGACTATCTCAAGGGGCGCTGGGGCTTGGACGAGAGCGAGAGCCTCGTGTACCACACGACCGCTTACCCCCGCCCGAGTACCAAGAACGAGCGTGGCAAGAACATCTACCTCTCCGGTCGTAGCCAGTACGCTGCGTACCTCCGGCGGGCGAATACGTTCCCCAAGATGAACAGCCTCACCGTAGAAGACTCAGAGGCGATCATCGCTAACCTCCTAGAACGCCTCGCAAGCTACGGAACCCTCGCGATCGTGCAGGCGCCGACGCGCCCGAGCGACGTCGCGGGTTATCGGTTACGCCCCAGCGCGATGCGGTGGCATGCTGGCGACGGTCAAAGCCCGCTCTATGACCCCCTGAGAAAGGTGCACGACGAAGATGCCGGCCGCGTGAACCCATTCTTCCGCCGCTTCTACCAAGAGACGGCCATGCACTTGGGCGGCCTCGAGGCACGTGAGCACACCGCCCAAGTGCCGAGCGCATGGCGTGAGGAACGCGAGCAGCAGTTCCGCACAGCCAAGCTGCCCATCCTCTACTGCTCCCCCACCATGGAGCTCGGGGTAGACATCGCGGAACTGAACGTCGTCAACCTCCGCAACGTCCCTCCCACGCCGGCCAATTACGCTCAGCGCTCCGGCCGTGCTGGGCGCAGTGGGCAACCAGCCCTCGTGTTCACCTACTGCACGACCGGAAGCGGCCACGACCAGTACTACTTCGCCAGGCCAGAGCGCATGGTCGCTGGCATCGTCGAACCTCCCCGACTCGACCTCGCGAACGAGGATCTCGTGCGGGCGCATGTGCACTCCGTTTGGCTTTCTGAGACGGGTGTCGAGCTGGGTCGCTCACTTAAGGAGATCCTGGACATCAAGAACGAGTCGCTTCCCCTGAGCGAGCAGATCCGCGCTGAACTCGACAACCCCCATGCGCGGCGCAGGGCCACCCAGCGGGTGGAGAATCTCCTCAAGGACGACCTCCCGGCGCTAAAAAGTGCTGCTTGGTACCACGCTGCATGGTTGAACGACACGCTCATGAACGCGATCGAGAGCTTCGACCGCGCCTGCGACCGTTGGCGTGACCTCTACCGCACCGCGCAGGCACAGTTCAACGCAGCCAACGAGACGGTAGCGGACGCCACGAAGGATACAGGCGCTAAGGCCCAGGCCAAGCGCCTGCGCGCCGAGGCCGAGAACCAGATGGGCCTCCTGACCGACAATGGCACGAGCATGCAGGGCGACTTCTACAGCTACCGCTACTTCGCGAGCGAAGGGTTCCTGCCAGGCTACTCGTTCCCCCGTCTGCCGCTGGCCGCATACATTCCGGGGAGGCGCCTCGGGATGGGCAACGACGAGTTCGTGCAGCGCCCGCGCTTCCTCGCGATCAGTGAGT
- a CDS encoding type II toxin-antitoxin system RelE/ParE family toxin: MIRSFADRRTERLFLTGALGELPPDIVSRAKRRLEYIHLARNLGDLASLPSNRLHRLTGDREGQYSISINMQWRICFRFVDGDAFEVEITDYH, from the coding sequence GTGATCAGGTCATTCGCTGACCGACGCACCGAGAGGCTGTTCCTCACAGGCGCCCTGGGCGAGCTGCCGCCCGACATCGTTTCGAGAGCCAAGCGCAGACTGGAGTACATCCATCTGGCCAGGAACCTTGGAGACCTTGCTAGCCTTCCCAGCAATCGGTTGCACCGGCTGACGGGTGACAGGGAAGGGCAGTACTCGATCTCCATCAACATGCAGTGGCGCATCTGCTTCCGATTCGTCGACGGCGACGCGTTCGAGGTCGAGATCACCGACTATCACTGA